In Patagioenas fasciata isolate bPatFas1 chromosome 2, bPatFas1.hap1, whole genome shotgun sequence, a single window of DNA contains:
- the ADTRP gene encoding androgen-dependent TFPI-regulating protein isoform X1 yields MEISTLTVYHCLVFVWYFFVVYAIAHVRTEERPSEVFLYGGQWKYLTVLNLVLQAVFYGVSFLADVLRLIKKLRCAKCVISSRDLLFSVLAFPVSTFVSISFWILYTYNRELVYPKSLDGVIPLWLNHAMHTAVLPIAVLEILATPHRYPAKKKGLILLGCVAFLYISWVLWIYSVTGEWVYPLFALFNPAGLVAFFAASLGVIVTFYNFGEFLNRMIWGDAIVILDYRQKGK; encoded by the exons ATGGAGATATCTACTCTCACGGTGTACCATTGCCTTGTTTTTGTCTGGTATTTTTTTGTCGTCTATGCAATCGCGCATGTGAGAACAGAAGAGCGGCCATCTGAAGTGTTCCTTTATGGTGGGCAGTGGAAATATTTGACAGTCCTCAATCTG GTTTTGCAGGCTGTCTTCTATGGGGTGTCCTTCCTGGCTGATGTGTTGAGACTAATTAAGAAACTGCGATGTGCTAAGTGCGTAATTTCCAGCAGAGACCTTCTTTTCAGTGTCCTGGCTTTCCCAGTGTCCACA TTTGTGTCTATATCCTTTTGGATTCTATATACCTACAATCGAGAGCTGGTTTACCCCAAAAGCCTTGATGGAGTCATCCCGCTCTGGTTAAATCACGCTATG CACACAGCTGTATTGCCAATTGCTGTCCTGGAAATCCTTGCCACACCACATCGTTACCCAGCAAAGAAGAAGGGATTGATCCTATTGGGATGTGTCGCTTTTCTGTATATCAGTTG GGTCCTGTGGATTTATTCTGTAACGGGAGAGTGGGTATATCCTCTCTTTGCATTGTTCAACCCGGCCGGGCTAGTAGCCTTTTTCGCTGCTAGCCTTGGTGTCATCGTCACTTTCTACAACTTCGGGGAGTTTCTCAACCGTATGATATGGG
- the ADTRP gene encoding androgen-dependent TFPI-regulating protein isoform X3, with translation MEISTLTVYHCLVFVWYFFVVYAIAHVRTEERPSEVFLYGGQWKYLTVLNLVLQAVFYGVSFLADVLRLIKKLRCAKCVISSRDLLFSVLAFPVSTFVSISFWILYTYNRELVYPKSLDGVIPLWLNHAMDTSKTFNKLFIKQEADSSAPECFCCSWRWKHSSSTQLYCQLLSWKSLPHHIVTQQRRRD, from the exons ATGGAGATATCTACTCTCACGGTGTACCATTGCCTTGTTTTTGTCTGGTATTTTTTTGTCGTCTATGCAATCGCGCATGTGAGAACAGAAGAGCGGCCATCTGAAGTGTTCCTTTATGGTGGGCAGTGGAAATATTTGACAGTCCTCAATCTG GTTTTGCAGGCTGTCTTCTATGGGGTGTCCTTCCTGGCTGATGTGTTGAGACTAATTAAGAAACTGCGATGTGCTAAGTGCGTAATTTCCAGCAGAGACCTTCTTTTCAGTGTCCTGGCTTTCCCAGTGTCCACA TTTGTGTCTATATCCTTTTGGATTCTATATACCTACAATCGAGAGCTGGTTTACCCCAAAAGCCTTGATGGAGTCATCCCGCTCTGGTTAAATCACGCTATG GATACATCCAAGACCTTTAACAAACTGTTCATAAAACAAGAGGCAGACAGCTCCGCTCCTGAATGCTTTTGTTGCTCTTGGAGATGGAAACACTCTTCCAG CACACAGCTGTATTGCCAATTGCTGTCCTGGAAATCCTTGCCACACCACATCGTTACCCAGCAAAGAAGAAGGGATTGA